In Bacteroidales bacterium, one DNA window encodes the following:
- a CDS encoding RNA methyltransferase, whose amino-acid sequence MLSRSQIQFISSLQQKKFRKEHGCFIAEGDTLVEELLQSNLKFHSIFATGEWLQKHKPLIVKMEILAFEASENELERISTLKTPNQAEAVLYIPIPFFDPTTASEQLVLMVDNINDPGNLGTIVRTADWFGIKHVICSPETVDLYNPKTVKATMGSIARVNVHYLDLQETLGKLRSEIPVYGSLLGGEPITETVLTKNGIIIIGSEAHGISPGLLSHITHPVRIPALIHDGSGTKRPESLNAAVAAAILCWEFRKNFLKN is encoded by the coding sequence ATGCTCAGTCGCAGTCAAATTCAGTTTATCAGCTCGTTACAACAAAAAAAGTTCAGGAAGGAACACGGTTGTTTTATTGCCGAAGGCGATACTCTTGTTGAGGAATTACTGCAAAGTAACCTAAAATTCCATTCTATCTTTGCGACCGGTGAATGGCTACAAAAACATAAGCCTTTGATTGTCAAAATGGAAATCCTGGCTTTTGAGGCAAGCGAGAATGAGCTCGAACGTATCAGCACATTGAAAACGCCAAACCAGGCAGAGGCTGTTTTGTATATTCCCATACCTTTTTTTGATCCGACCACAGCATCGGAGCAGCTCGTACTCATGGTGGATAACATTAACGATCCGGGAAACTTAGGTACCATTGTGCGAACCGCCGATTGGTTCGGGATTAAGCATGTAATTTGCTCACCAGAAACTGTTGATCTTTACAATCCCAAAACTGTGAAAGCAACGATGGGTTCAATTGCCAGGGTGAATGTTCATTATCTCGATTTACAAGAGACCCTCGGAAAACTGCGTTCAGAAATACCTGTTTACGGCTCATTGCTTGGGGGCGAACCAATCACCGAAACAGTGCTTACAAAAAATGGTATTATTATAATCGGCAGCGAGGCGCATGGTATTTCTCCCGGCTTGCTATCGCATATTACTCATCCGGTTCGCATTCCTGCGCTCATACATGACGGCTCCGGAACCAAACGTCCTGAGTCGCTAAACGCCGCGGTTGCAGCAGCAATACTTTGCTGGGAATTCAGAAAGAACTTCCTGAAAAACTAG
- a CDS encoding PorT family protein: MMIPKKPVLFLFSLLVIQSCVELSAQTKRPHNLIHFDHKPYNFGFTLGINQMLFSIEHMPLYTHTIYTPEQTPDIPADWARLNTVESNPNWGFTIGIVSNLRLANYFDLRFIPSLSFGERNLEYLIEREFQGVVENIIVRKPIQSTFVDFPLLVKYKSKRLNNIRSYLIAGPKYSIDLISDARRSEKTDGTVIKLFRNDIYFDLGVGFDFYNEYFKFGTEIRMSYGLRNLLKKENIIYTEGIDQLRSKIFTLAFTFE; the protein is encoded by the coding sequence ATGATGATTCCTAAAAAGCCCGTCCTGTTTTTGTTTTCTTTGCTTGTAATCCAAAGTTGTGTCGAGCTTTCAGCACAAACCAAGAGACCACATAATCTTATTCATTTCGATCACAAGCCCTATAATTTTGGTTTCACACTTGGGATCAACCAGATGTTGTTCTCAATTGAACATATGCCTTTATACACCCACACAATTTACACCCCCGAGCAAACACCTGATATACCCGCCGATTGGGCAAGGTTAAATACTGTTGAATCCAACCCAAACTGGGGCTTTACCATTGGAATTGTATCAAACCTGCGTCTGGCCAATTATTTCGATTTGCGTTTTATCCCTTCGCTTTCATTTGGCGAACGCAATTTGGAATATCTTATTGAAAGAGAGTTTCAGGGCGTTGTGGAAAACATTATTGTTAGGAAGCCTATACAATCCACTTTTGTTGATTTTCCACTGCTTGTAAAATATAAATCCAAACGATTAAATAATATCCGCAGTTATCTGATCGCTGGCCCAAAATATTCTATTGACCTTATTTCTGATGCCCGGCGAAGTGAGAAAACGGATGGAACAGTAATCAAGCTTTTCAGAAATGATATTTACTTCGACCTTGGCGTTGGATTTGATTTTTATAACGAGTATTTTAAATTTGGAACCGAAATCAGGATGTCATACGGCTTGAGAAACCTGCTTAAAAAGGAAAACATCATTTATACAGAAGGCATTGATCAGTTAAGATCTAAGATTTTCACCCTGGCGTTCACATTTGAATAA
- a CDS encoding 50S ribosomal protein L9, translated as MDVILKQDIQNLGYASDIVTVKDGYARNFLIPQGLAIVADKTNRKVNAENLKQKTHKESKARNEAEAIAAKLEKVSLSIGAKAATTGKIFGSVNALQIAEALKEQFDYDVDRKRIKLDGDSIKELGSYEAIVNLHKDVKATIKFEVVAE; from the coding sequence ATGGACGTTATTTTAAAACAAGATATTCAGAACCTGGGCTACGCGAGCGATATCGTTACCGTGAAGGATGGTTATGCCCGAAACTTCCTGATTCCACAGGGACTTGCCATCGTTGCTGACAAGACAAACCGCAAGGTGAATGCCGAAAACCTGAAACAAAAAACTCACAAAGAGAGTAAGGCCCGAAACGAAGCTGAAGCAATTGCTGCAAAACTTGAAAAAGTTTCGCTCAGCATCGGCGCCAAAGCTGCTACAACCGGCAAGATATTTGGTTCAGTAAACGCCCTTCAGATTGCCGAAGCCCTTAAGGAACAGTTTGATTATGATGTTGACCGCAAACGGATCAAACTTGACGGCGATTCAATCAAAGAACTCGGTAGCTACGAAGCCATAGTTAATTTGCACAAGGATGTGAAGGCTACCATCAAATTTGAGGTGGTTGCTGAATAA
- a CDS encoding pyridoxal phosphate-dependent aminotransferase — MDWISQRINNLSESETLAMTRKCRELKAMGHHVINLSIGEPDFNTPEFIKEAAKTAIDQNFTHYPPVAGYLELREAICQKLKRDNNLDYKPEQIIVSGGAKHSIANVILSLVDPGDEVLVPIPYWVSYKELIKLAEGVPVYIEAPISQDFKITPEQLEASITPLTKLMIYSSPCNPSGSVYTKSELEALANVLVKYPRVHVISDEIYEHINFTGKHESVAQFDSIKGQVIVINGVSKGFSMTGWRLGYMAGPLSIAKACDKLQGQVTSGICTISQRAAITALLADPNESKDLKEMQQAFLNRRNLVLKLLREIPNIIVNEPPGAFYVFPNFTAYTGKMHGSQKIENCDQLCDYILNEVHVALVPGSAFGNPNCIRISYAASEEQLIEAVARIRKALDKLS, encoded by the coding sequence ATGGACTGGATATCGCAGCGGATAAACAATCTTTCAGAATCGGAAACCCTTGCCATGACTCGCAAATGCCGGGAGTTAAAAGCTATGGGGCATCATGTCATAAATCTCAGCATTGGCGAACCCGATTTCAACACCCCCGAATTTATTAAGGAAGCAGCGAAAACCGCTATTGATCAAAACTTTACGCATTATCCGCCGGTTGCAGGATATCTGGAACTCCGGGAGGCAATCTGCCAAAAACTTAAACGCGACAACAATCTTGATTACAAGCCGGAACAAATCATCGTTTCAGGAGGGGCCAAGCATTCCATCGCAAATGTTATTCTCTCTCTTGTTGATCCTGGTGATGAGGTGCTGGTTCCGATTCCTTATTGGGTTTCATATAAAGAACTCATAAAACTTGCTGAAGGAGTTCCGGTATATATTGAGGCTCCTATCAGCCAGGATTTCAAGATCACACCTGAACAACTTGAAGCTTCTATTACACCCCTTACCAAGCTGATGATTTACAGCAGTCCCTGTAATCCTTCAGGCTCAGTTTATACAAAGAGCGAGCTGGAAGCCTTAGCTAATGTTTTGGTTAAATATCCGCGCGTACATGTTATTTCTGATGAGATTTATGAACACATAAACTTTACAGGCAAGCACGAGAGTGTTGCACAGTTTGATAGCATCAAAGGCCAGGTTATAGTGATCAATGGTGTTTCAAAAGGTTTTAGTATGACCGGCTGGCGTCTGGGATATATGGCTGGTCCGCTGTCAATTGCCAAGGCTTGCGACAAATTGCAGGGGCAGGTTACATCAGGCATTTGCACCATTTCACAGCGTGCTGCTATTACCGCTTTGCTTGCCGATCCAAATGAATCGAAGGATTTGAAAGAAATGCAACAGGCTTTTCTCAATCGGCGTAACCTTGTACTCAAGCTGCTGCGTGAAATTCCTAATATAATAGTTAATGAACCTCCAGGGGCATTTTATGTGTTCCCTAATTTCACTGCATACACTGGCAAGATGCATGGTTCGCAGAAAATTGAAAACTGCGATCAACTCTGTGATTATATCTTGAACGAAGTTCATGTAGCACTTGTACCAGGTTCTGCATTCGGAAATCCAAATTGCATCCGGATTTCATACGCCGCATCCGAAGAGCAATTGATTGAGGCAGTTGCGCGTATTCGCAAAGCGCTTGATAAGCTGAGTTAG
- a CDS encoding 30S ribosomal protein S18, with protein MSAQGNADIKYLTPIAVDIKKKKYCRFKKSRIKYIDYKDADFLLKFINEQGKILPRRVTGTSTKYQKKVAQAVKRARHIAILPYVADLLK; from the coding sequence ATGAGTGCACAAGGAAATGCCGATATTAAATATCTGACGCCGATAGCCGTAGATATTAAAAAGAAAAAGTATTGCCGCTTTAAGAAAAGCCGCATCAAATACATTGATTACAAAGACGCCGACTTCCTCCTGAAGTTCATCAACGAGCAGGGTAAGATTTTACCACGCCGTGTTACCGGTACATCTACCAAGTACCAGAAAAAAGTTGCCCAGGCCGTAAAACGCGCCAGGCACATTGCTATATTGCCTTATGTTGCTGACTTATTAAAATAG
- a CDS encoding 30S ribosomal protein S6: MRQYETVFIMTPVLSEDQMKEAVKKVRDFLTGKGAEIVFENDWGLRKLTYPIQKKSTGFFHLIEFRGEGSVIADLEVMYKRDERCLRFLTVALDKHAIAYNEKKRAAKAAAAVEVPVES, translated from the coding sequence ATACGACAGTATGAAACCGTTTTCATTATGACTCCCGTTTTGTCTGAAGATCAGATGAAGGAAGCGGTAAAAAAAGTCAGAGATTTTTTAACAGGAAAAGGGGCGGAAATCGTTTTTGAAAACGATTGGGGCTTGCGCAAGCTCACCTACCCGATTCAGAAAAAATCCACAGGATTCTTTCACCTTATCGAATTTCGCGGCGAAGGCAGCGTAATAGCCGATCTGGAAGTAATGTACAAACGCGACGAACGTTGCCTGCGCTTCCTCACTGTTGCGCTCGACAAGCACGCCATTGCCTACAATGAAAAGAAACGGGCCGCCAAAGCAGCAGCCGCAGTTGAAGTACCTGTGGAATCCTAA
- a CDS encoding membrane or secreted protein — MMTFLKVMLMAVLLVGLAWIGIAIKMFLQKNGRFTKSCGSVDPVSGKPIACSCEFNKPETCEKL, encoded by the coding sequence ATGATGACTTTCCTGAAAGTAATGTTGATGGCAGTGTTGCTTGTAGGCCTTGCCTGGATCGGAATTGCAATAAAAATGTTTTTGCAAAAGAACGGACGCTTCACAAAATCCTGTGGCAGTGTTGATCCGGTTAGTGGCAAACCCATTGCATGTTCCTGCGAATTCAACAAACCAGAAACCTGCGAAAAGCTTTAA
- the ubiE gene encoding bifunctional demethylmenaquinone methyltransferase/2-methoxy-6-polyprenyl-1,4-benzoquinol methylase UbiE — protein MNQASNTKVAPEKKKEQIQQMFNSIAHRYDFLNHFLSLGIDRLWRKRLVKIVRTFKPRLILDVATGTADLAIELAMINPEKITGVDISEKMLEFGQQKLMKLKLDQKITLKHSDAEKLPFSDKSFDLVAVAFGVRNFENLQKGLKEINRVLKVNGNIAVLEFTMPSYFPVKQLYKFYFKHLLPRFGRWISRDLGAYSYLPESVETFPHGKAFAAELETAGFSSVKTYPLTFGIASIYVAAKS, from the coding sequence ATGAACCAGGCCTCCAATACGAAGGTTGCACCCGAAAAGAAAAAGGAGCAGATACAGCAGATGTTTAACAGCATCGCTCACCGTTATGACTTTTTAAATCATTTTTTATCTTTAGGCATTGACCGGCTCTGGCGAAAACGGCTTGTAAAAATTGTCAGAACCTTTAAGCCACGCCTTATTCTTGATGTTGCTACCGGCACAGCAGATCTTGCCATTGAACTGGCTATGATAAATCCTGAAAAAATTACCGGCGTGGATATTTCAGAAAAAATGCTGGAATTTGGGCAGCAAAAGCTGATGAAGCTTAAGCTGGATCAAAAAATCACCCTTAAACATTCTGATGCTGAGAAACTACCTTTCAGCGATAAATCATTCGATCTTGTTGCGGTAGCCTTTGGGGTCAGAAATTTTGAAAACCTGCAAAAAGGCCTGAAAGAAATTAACAGAGTGCTCAAAGTCAATGGAAATATTGCCGTGCTTGAGTTCACCATGCCATCATATTTTCCTGTAAAACAGCTATACAAGTTTTATTTCAAGCATCTTCTCCCGCGGTTCGGACGCTGGATTTCCCGCGATTTGGGCGCATATTCCTACCTTCCTGAGTCAGTTGAAACTTTTCCACATGGCAAGGCTTTTGCCGCTGAGTTAGAAACAGCAGGTTTTAGCAGTGTGAAAACCTATCCGTTAACATTTGGGATTGCCAGTATTTATGTTGCAGCGAAGTCGTAA
- a CDS encoding EamA family transporter, which produces MTPNPLTNNRRAAISGAIAICFAAAMWGVDGIVLTPNLYNLDVGYVVFMLHLIPFTIMNIFLFREYRHVKEFTRADVGILLLVALFGGAIGTLSIVKALFLVEFKKLSIVVLLQKTQPIFAIALAAIMLGERPRKGFFIWAILAIFAGYFLTFGFKLPDVETNRQTIYASLFALLAAASFGSATVFGKKILNRYSFHTATFYRYGFTTVLMLIFVILTNQFEQLALTTTRNWLIFFIIAFTTGSGAIFLYYYGLRHVRAMVATICELCFPLTAILLDYLINKQQLTAVQWISALILMFAIVMLNLRHASAES; this is translated from the coding sequence ATGACACCAAATCCATTAACCAATAACAGAAGGGCAGCAATTTCAGGAGCCATAGCTATCTGCTTTGCGGCAGCAATGTGGGGTGTTGATGGCATCGTACTCACGCCAAATCTTTACAACCTTGATGTTGGGTACGTGGTATTTATGCTACATCTGATTCCATTCACAATCATGAATATTTTCCTGTTCAGGGAATACAGGCATGTAAAGGAATTTACAAGGGCTGATGTAGGAATTTTGTTATTGGTTGCCTTGTTCGGAGGAGCTATTGGTACACTATCCATAGTGAAAGCACTTTTTTTAGTCGAGTTTAAGAAACTGAGTATAGTAGTTCTTTTGCAGAAAACCCAGCCAATTTTTGCAATTGCTCTGGCAGCCATTATGCTCGGCGAAAGGCCACGCAAGGGGTTTTTTATCTGGGCGATTCTGGCTATATTTGCAGGCTACTTTTTAACTTTTGGGTTCAAACTTCCGGATGTAGAAACAAATAGACAGACAATTTATGCTTCTTTGTTTGCACTGCTTGCTGCAGCTTCTTTTGGAAGTGCAACGGTTTTTGGGAAAAAAATTCTGAACCGGTATTCATTCCATACAGCCACTTTTTACCGCTATGGCTTTACTACTGTACTTATGTTGATTTTTGTTATTCTTACGAACCAATTTGAACAATTGGCGTTGACAACCACACGTAACTGGCTTATTTTCTTCATCATAGCATTTACCACTGGTTCTGGGGCCATTTTCCTGTATTATTATGGTTTGAGGCACGTGCGGGCTATGGTTGCAACAATTTGCGAATTATGTTTTCCCCTCACAGCTATACTCCTTGATTATCTCATAAACAAGCAGCAATTAACAGCAGTACAATGGATCAGTGCATTAATACTGATGTTTGCCATAGTTATGCTGAACCTAAGGCACGCTTCAGCAGAGTCATAA
- the wecB gene encoding UDP-N-acetylglucosamine 2-epimerase (non-hydrolyzing): MKLLTIIGARPQFIKAAALSRAIKNSFSDRITEVILHTGQHYDDNMSRVFFNELEIPAPDYNLRVGSASHGVQTAEMLEGIEGVILIEEPDCIILYGDTNSTLAGAVAAAKLQVPVVHIEAGLRSYNKSMPEEINRIVCDHCSTLLFSPTMAGYSNLIKEGFNPQNDKPYTPDNPGIFHCGDVMYDNTLVFDNIAKQRSVILEDLILEPEKYILTTLHRPANTDDPQRLEEIMLALDGITRLYNLNIVLPLHPRTAKMIQQLGDSDLKSKITKNEKLKMIPAVSFLDMTMLETNASMIITDSGGVQKEAYFFQKPCIILRNETEWVEIVENGCAILAGTSTKSILDAFNQFMNDPPKSYPSLFGDGRAAEFICGEILQNFSK, encoded by the coding sequence ATTAAGCTACTAACAATAATCGGCGCAAGGCCACAATTCATCAAAGCTGCCGCATTGAGCCGTGCAATAAAGAATTCTTTCAGTGATCGGATCACGGAAGTGATACTGCATACCGGGCAACATTACGATGATAACATGTCCAGGGTGTTTTTTAATGAACTTGAGATTCCTGCGCCTGATTATAACCTTAGGGTCGGTTCGGCCAGCCATGGGGTTCAAACTGCCGAGATGTTGGAAGGAATAGAAGGCGTGATCCTGATCGAAGAACCCGATTGCATAATATTATACGGTGATACCAACTCTACGCTGGCAGGCGCTGTGGCTGCTGCTAAATTACAGGTTCCGGTCGTGCATATTGAAGCAGGTTTACGATCTTACAATAAATCAATGCCCGAAGAGATCAACCGAATTGTTTGTGATCATTGCTCTACATTGCTTTTTTCACCAACCATGGCTGGCTACAGCAACCTGATAAAAGAAGGGTTCAACCCACAAAACGACAAGCCTTATACACCGGATAATCCTGGTATCTTTCATTGCGGTGATGTAATGTACGACAACACTTTGGTTTTTGATAATATTGCAAAGCAGCGTTCTGTTATTCTTGAAGATTTAATACTCGAACCCGAAAAATACATCTTAACTACTCTGCATCGGCCAGCAAACACCGACGACCCGCAAAGACTTGAAGAGATTATGCTTGCACTTGACGGGATTACGCGGCTTTACAACCTGAATATTGTACTTCCCCTTCATCCGCGAACTGCCAAAATGATTCAGCAGCTTGGGGATTCTGACCTGAAGTCAAAGATTACAAAAAACGAAAAACTAAAGATGATCCCGGCAGTATCATTTCTTGATATGACTATGCTTGAAACAAATGCTTCCATGATCATCACAGACTCGGGCGGGGTTCAGAAAGAAGCATACTTTTTTCAAAAACCCTGTATTATCCTACGTAATGAAACCGAATGGGTTGAGATTGTTGAAAATGGCTGTGCAATCCTCGCTGGGACCAGCACGAAAAGTATACTTGATGCTTTCAACCAATTTATGAACGATCCTCCGAAGTCTTATCCTTCACTTTTTGGCGATGGCAGGGCGGCAGAGTTTATATGTGGAGAGATTCTACAGAATTTCAGCAAATAG
- a CDS encoding 30S ribosomal protein S20, with amino-acid sequence MANHKSAIKRIRATEKKRLYNRYYARTMRNAIKEFRLMTDKKEAGEKLPGIVSMIDRMSKRNIIHKNKAANLKSKLTRKVNSL; translated from the coding sequence ATGGCAAATCACAAATCAGCAATAAAACGCATCAGGGCAACTGAGAAAAAGAGATTATACAACAGGTATTATGCCCGTACCATGCGTAACGCAATTAAGGAATTCCGTTTAATGACGGACAAAAAGGAAGCAGGCGAAAAACTTCCGGGAATAGTTTCCATGATTGACAGAATGTCAAAAAGGAATATCATTCACAAGAACAAAGCTGCTAACCTTAAGTCAAAGTTGACCAGGAAGGTGAATTCTCTATAG
- a CDS encoding D-glycero-beta-D-manno-heptose-7-phosphate kinase codes for MDHNLLRQIFDDFSNVHALVIGDVMVDAYLYGQVDRISPEAPVPVVSLTSRKNMLGGAANVALNIKALGASPLLFSVIGKDRKSQEFLELMAKENLDTSGILESQERITTTKFRIIGNKNQMLRVDEEITSDLTPAIENLLFENISSVIREKTIQVIVLQDYNKGVLTKSLIEKVTGLAQTRNIPVVVDPKKKNFETYRGVKLFKPNLKELREGLKTNFHASDKTSLIESIALLQENQQLEMVMVTLGDEGLVVRFKEHDQYKVDILAAHLRSISDVSGAGDTVISVAAIGVALGVEPYIMAFIANLAGGIVCEYSGVVPIDKDRLLREVLNIDIGGNV; via the coding sequence ATTGATCATAACCTGCTACGGCAAATCTTTGATGACTTCAGCAATGTTCATGCGCTTGTAATTGGCGATGTGATGGTTGATGCATATTTATATGGACAGGTTGACAGGATTTCGCCTGAAGCACCAGTGCCGGTTGTGTCGCTTACAAGCAGGAAAAATATGCTCGGCGGAGCTGCCAATGTTGCCCTCAACATCAAAGCGCTTGGTGCGTCCCCTTTGCTTTTTTCAGTGATCGGTAAAGATCGTAAAAGCCAGGAATTCCTTGAATTGATGGCAAAAGAAAACCTTGATACTAGTGGAATACTTGAAAGCCAGGAAAGGATTACAACAACCAAATTCCGCATTATTGGCAATAAGAACCAGATGCTGCGGGTTGATGAAGAGATTACCAGCGACTTAACTCCAGCAATTGAAAACTTGCTCTTTGAAAATATCTCATCTGTGATCCGGGAGAAAACAATACAGGTCATAGTTCTTCAGGATTACAACAAGGGAGTTCTCACAAAATCACTTATCGAAAAAGTTACTGGTTTGGCACAAACCAGAAATATACCCGTGGTTGTTGACCCAAAGAAAAAGAATTTTGAAACCTACCGGGGAGTGAAACTGTTTAAACCCAACCTGAAAGAATTGCGCGAAGGGTTGAAAACCAATTTCCATGCTTCTGATAAAACATCCCTGATTGAAAGTATTGCATTACTACAGGAAAATCAACAACTTGAAATGGTAATGGTAACGCTTGGCGATGAGGGCCTTGTAGTACGTTTCAAAGAACATGATCAATATAAGGTAGATATCCTTGCCGCACATTTGAGATCCATTTCGGATGTTTCAGGAGCCGGAGATACAGTGATAAGCGTTGCAGCAATTGGTGTTGCCCTTGGTGTTGAACCTTATATTATGGCCTTTATTGCGAACCTTGCCGGTGGAATAGTTTGCGAATATTCCGGTGTGGTTCCTATTGATAAAGATCGCTTGCTTCGTGAAGTGTTGAATATAGACATTGGGGGAAACGTATGA
- the radC gene encoding DNA repair protein RadC, which yields METYDKKPSIRQWAEDERPREKLLLKGKSALSDAELLAILISSGNKEESAVDLCKRILSSVENNLVELSKLDVKSLSKFKGIGEAKALAIVAALELGRRRRAADSLQKPSISTSRDAYEIVQSLIGESQYEQFWILLLNRANKVIRKENISDGGITGTVADPKRIFKIAIDHSACYIILAHNHPSGNLRPSEDDIKLTRKIKQSGDLLDIKVLDHIIAGENNYYSFADEGLI from the coding sequence ATGGAAACCTACGACAAAAAGCCATCCATCCGTCAATGGGCCGAAGACGAACGCCCACGCGAAAAACTTTTACTAAAGGGAAAAAGTGCTCTCAGCGATGCTGAGTTACTTGCCATCCTTATTTCTTCGGGCAATAAAGAAGAATCAGCCGTTGATCTGTGCAAACGCATTCTCAGTTCAGTAGAAAACAACCTTGTTGAACTTTCAAAACTTGATGTAAAGAGTCTGTCGAAGTTCAAAGGGATTGGTGAAGCCAAAGCCTTAGCAATCGTTGCAGCCCTTGAACTTGGGCGCAGACGCCGTGCCGCAGATTCCTTGCAGAAACCCTCTATAAGCACCAGCAGGGATGCTTACGAAATTGTGCAAAGCCTGATTGGCGAGAGCCAATACGAGCAATTCTGGATATTGCTGCTTAACCGTGCCAATAAAGTAATTCGCAAAGAAAATATAAGTGATGGCGGTATAACAGGTACTGTTGCAGACCCAAAACGGATTTTCAAAATTGCGATTGATCACAGCGCGTGTTACATCATTTTGGCGCATAACCATCCTTCAGGAAACCTGCGCCCAAGTGAAGATGATATTAAACTGACCCGTAAAATCAAACAATCCGGTGACCTGCTCGACATCAAAGTGCTGGATCATATCATTGCCGGTGAGAATAATTACTATAGTTTTGCTGATGAAGGATTAATTTAA
- a CDS encoding RNA polymerase sigma factor, with protein MTAIEFNLELINLHSSLKFFANTLASSSEEADDLIQDTYLKALTNRDKFAENTNLKAWTYTIMKNTFINNYRRNVKASTIVDSTKDLYYLNVPRREQQFTPEGELSTKEIHASILELDEEQRLPFEMHTAGYKYKEIADELNLSIGTVKSRIFFTRKKLMEALKEFQN; from the coding sequence ATGACAGCGATCGAATTCAACCTCGAATTAATCAATCTGCATAGCAGCCTTAAATTTTTTGCCAATACTCTTGCCTCAAGTTCCGAAGAAGCTGACGACCTGATTCAGGATACATACCTTAAAGCTTTAACCAACCGGGATAAGTTTGCCGAGAATACAAATCTGAAAGCCTGGACATACACAATAATGAAGAACACTTTCATTAATAATTACAGGCGCAATGTAAAAGCCAGCACTATTGTTGATTCCACCAAGGATCTTTATTATCTGAATGTTCCACGCAGAGAGCAGCAATTTACACCTGAGGGCGAACTTTCAACCAAGGAAATCCATGCCAGCATCCTTGAACTGGATGAAGAGCAAAGATTGCCATTTGAAATGCATACTGCCGGATATAAGTACAAGGAGATTGCTGATGAGCTGAATCTATCCATAGGCACAGTGAAAAGCCGCATTTTCTTTACCCGCAAAAAATTGATGGAAGCTCTTAAAGAATTTCAGAATTAA